A stretch of the Arvicola amphibius chromosome 8, mArvAmp1.2, whole genome shotgun sequence genome encodes the following:
- the Myct1 gene encoding myc target protein 1, translated as MTNNTTSLGSPWPENFWEDLIMSFTVSVAIGLAIGGFLWALFVFLSRRRRASAPISQWSPTRRPRSSYNHGLNRTGFYRHSGCERRSNLSLASLTFQRQASLELANSFPRKSSFRASTFHPFLQCPPLPVETESQLMTLPASTTPSAISTLHSPSRPDFRWSSNSLRMGLSTPPPPAYESIIKAFPDS; from the exons ATGACCAATAACACAACGAGTTTAGGGAGCCCATGGCCAGAAAACTTTTGGG AGGACCTAATAATGTCCTTCACTGTATCCGTGGCGATTGGGCTTGCCATCGGAGGATTTCTCTGGGCGCTTTTCGTGTTCCTGTCTCGCAGAAGAAGAGCCAGCGCGCCCATCTCACAGTGGAGTCCCACCAGGCGACCCAGGTCTTCCTACAACCACGGCCTCAACAGAACTGGATTCTACCGCCACAGTGGCTGTGAGCGCCGAAGCAACCTCAGCCTGGCCAGTCTCACCTTCCAGAGACAAGCGTCTCTGGAGCTGGCCAACTCCTTCCCCAGGAAATCAAGCTTCAGGGCTTCAACTTTCCATCCCTTCCTGCAATGCCCACCGCTTCCGGTGGAAACAGAGAGTCAGCTGATGACcctgcctgcctccaccaccccatCCGCCATCAGCACCCTGCACAGTCCGAGCAGGCCAGACTTCCGCTGGTCCAGCAACAGCCTGCGGATGGGCCTCTCCACACCGCCCCCGCCCGCCTATGAGTCCATCATTAAGGCATTTCCCGATTCCTGA